A single region of the Glycine max cultivar Williams 82 chromosome 20, Glycine_max_v4.0, whole genome shotgun sequence genome encodes:
- the LOC106797604 gene encoding uncharacterized mitochondrial protein AtMg00860-like, which yields MGITSSAACLDDHLRHLELTFQVLSDNQFVLKITKYFFAQNQVEYLGHLVLHKGVEPLASKVEAIQQWPTSRTVRTVRSFLGMVGFYRCFIRGYGSIAAPLVHVTTLAEFNWSPQSQAAFDQLKQALSQALVLALPDFDLPFTIEMDASRVGMGVVLSQRNHPIAFFSKPFPPKLLCASAHIVRYS from the exons ATGGGCATTACAAGTTCCGC CGCGTGCCTTGATGATCACCTGCGTCACCTTGAATTGACCTTCCAGGTATTATCTGATAATCAATTCGTTTTGAAAATAACCAAGTACTTCTTTGCCCAAAACCAGGTTGAGTATCTGGGTCACTTGGTCTTGCACAAAGGGGTGGAACCACTAGCCTCTAAGGTTGAAGCCATTCAACAATGGCCAACATCGAGGACGGTGAGGACTGTTCGCAGTTTCTTGGGGATGGTCGGATTCTATCGATGTTTTATTCGTGGATACGGTTCGATAGCAGCTCCCCTGGTCCATGTCACCACTTTGGCGGAATTCAATTGGTCACCACAGTCCCAGGCTGCCTTTGACCAACTCAAGCAAGCATTATCTCAGGCTCTTGTCCTTGCCCTGCCGGACTTTGACCTTCCCTTCACCATTGAAATGGACGCGTCGAGGGTTGGTATGGGTGTAGTCCTGTCCCAAAGGAACCACCCCATAGCCTTCTTCAGTAAGCCCTTTCCGCCAAAGTTGCTTTGTGCCTCGGCCCACATCGTGAGATATTCGTGA